A part of Tardiphaga sp. vice304 genomic DNA contains:
- a CDS encoding VanZ family protein produces MSRKIFTAIAWAVLASIVFVTLSPIGWRPHFEAVSLERAGAFAVVGLLFGLAYPDRLWRVLSLMAAAALLLEALQHLTPDRHGRLSDAVVKILGAITGVGIAWLCTRAHAAFAPVARKR; encoded by the coding sequence ATGTCCCGCAAGATCTTCACCGCCATTGCCTGGGCCGTCCTGGCCAGCATCGTCTTCGTGACGCTGTCGCCGATCGGCTGGCGTCCGCATTTTGAGGCGGTCAGCCTCGAGCGCGCCGGGGCGTTTGCCGTCGTCGGATTGCTGTTCGGCCTGGCCTACCCGGACCGCCTGTGGCGGGTGTTGTCCCTGATGGCCGCCGCCGCGTTGCTGTTGGAAGCGCTTCAGCATCTGACGCCCGATCGACATGGCCGGCTGTCGGATGCCGTCGTCAAAATCCTCGGTGCGATCACTGGCGTGGGTATCGCCTGGCTGTGCACCCGCGCCCATGCGGCGTTCGCCCCTGTCGCACGGAAGCGCTGA